The Colletotrichum higginsianum IMI 349063 chromosome 2, whole genome shotgun sequence genome has a segment encoding these proteins:
- a CDS encoding GA4 desaturase family protein gives MATCDAITVDIPYVRRDDQGKIPNHAQMFSHDAEFLDLQPAEVRNARATDREFSIPKNGFQYARLTGPPEIDYLDDDQVRNTYFPELEKLVKEHTTLTSLASPGRLGASVVKAFHHVVRNVTYEDGMAYTRKHRCPARRPHVDVTSKFAPILMSWDCPEMHADVHDNGKHWQMVNAWRPLKTVRKNPVTVADTASMAWEDYLTVPQPEVGPGVEGYWLQRPQDAERRHEWWYMADQTPEEVLLFLQHDSGGAQVVGHTSFTQPGPAPKEPRESIEVRLFVVY, from the exons ATGGCGACGTGCGACGCAATAACCGTGGATATCCCCTACGTCCGGCGCGACGACCAAGGCAAGATCCCGAACCATGCGCAAATGTTTTCTCACGAcgccgagttcctcgacCTGCAGCCGGCCGAGGTCCGCAACGCCCGAGCAACGGACCGAGAGTTTTCCATTCCCAAAAACGGGTTCCAATACGCGCGACTGACCGGTCCTCCGGAAATTGACTActtggacgacgaccaaGTGAGAAATACGTACTTCCCGGAGCTTGAGAAGCTGGTCAAAGAGCA TACAACGCTGACGAGTCTGGCCTCACCTGGTAGGCTCGGCGCGTCTGTGGTCAAGGCATTCCACCACGTGGTGCGCAATGTCACCTACGAGGACGGGATGGCCTACACCCGCAAACATCGCTGCCCGGCTCGGAGGCCGCACGTCGACGTGACCAGCAAGTTCGCTCCCATCCTGATGAGCTGGGACTGCCCGGAGATGCACGCCGATGTGCACGACAACGGGAAGCACTGGCAGATGGTCAACGCGTGGAGGCCGCTGAAGACGGTGCGCAAGAACCCCGTCACCGTGGCCGAcacggcgtcgatggcctggGAGGACTACCTGACCGTCCCGCAGCCCGAGGTCGGgcccggcgtcgagggctACTGGCTGCAGAGGCCGCAGGACGCGGAGAGGCGCCACGAATGGTGGTACATGGCGGACCAGACGCCCGAGGAGGTTTTGCTCTTCCTGCAGCATGATTCCGGGGGTGCCCAGGTGGTGGGACACACTTCTTTCACGCAGCCTGGGCCGGCGCCAAAGGAGCCGAGGGAGAGCATCGAGGTCAGGTTGTTTGTCGTTTACTGA
- a CDS encoding Arca-like protein, producing MPTSGEGPARRPGCESCRANETGDSVRHRGEPQYEFSESQKWCRLSGKRLRFIDETAEINSIHNDGSDSEDDTLSEVDAILTSSTAPTTSQSVIKDARNAHVTPLEDNGLVPIPVIRSREEQSLLPIERGQPFPLTSLPAPEPQPALRSLPSNSLNLNHLAQNVSSNIRSQFPGPIGSISDIGSGSSAEDPSLPEPRRFFDSTSLPLRDRREAYLVRFFVDHIAPPFDFGDTLNRVSTLIPQYAALSPVLLNAVLALAAKSNDREGKLAFFDKPASRYHDIAVDLLEPVLSDSHSEVDEIQFAAAVLLRIYQIIDSTFVDFP from the exons ATGCCCACTTCGGGAGAAGGACCTGCGAGGAGGCCGGGCTGCGAGAGTTGTCGTGCCAA CGAGACCGGTGACAGTGTCAGACACCGTGGAGAGCCGCAGTATGAGTTCTCCGAGTCGCAGAAGTGGTGTCGGTTATCCGGCAAGAGACTCCGGTTCATCGACGAAACAGCCGAAATCAACAGCATACACAACGACGGGTCCGATTCCGAAGACGACACCCTCTCTGAGGTAGATGCCATCCTGACCAGCTCTACGGCACCAACCACATCACAATCCGTCATCAAAGACGCTCGAAATGCCCATGTGACGCCCTTAGAAGACAACGGCCTGGTCCCGATCCCGGTCATACGCAGTCGCGAGGAACAATCGCTTCTGCCCATCGAGCGAGGCCAGCCCTTTCCCTTGACGAGTTTACCAGCCCCGGAACCCCAACCCGCATTGCGGAGTCTGCCATCGAATTCCCTGAATCTGAACCATCTCGCTCAAAACGTCTCCTCAAACATCCGAAGCCAGTTCCCAGGGCCGATCGGCTCCATCAGTGAcatcggcagcggcagctcGGCCGAGGACCCGAGCCTTCCGGAGCCGCGTCGGTTCTTCGACAGTACCAGTCTTCCCCTGAGAGACCGTCGCGAGGCGTACTTGGTCCGGTTCTTCGTCGACCACATCGCACCGCCTTTCGACTTCGGTGATACTCTCAACCGGGTCTCGACGTTGATCCCGCAGTACGCCGCTCTGAGTCCCGTTTTGCTCAATGCCGTTCTCGCGCTGGCGGCCAAGTCCAACGACCGAGAGGGAAAGCTGGCTTTCTTCGACAAGCCGGCCAGTCGGTATCATGATATCGCCGTGGATCTCCTCGAACCGGTCTTGAGCGACTCGCACTCAGAAGTTGACGAGATTCAGTTTGCAGCGGCCGTACTACTGAGGATCTATCAGATTATCGACAGTACGTTCGTCGACTTCCCTTAG
- a CDS encoding Oxidoreductase: MVQKLRIAAAGLGRMGKRHAINFLHRTPRAQLVAAFTPDQNELAWARQELEPHGVKLYTDYDEMLTHEGLQAVVIATVTKVHAEEAIKAINNDLHVLCEKPISLDLAKSMEVITAAQHKPHLKVMCGFSRRFDASYRDAFEKIESGLIGRPSIIRSQTCDKHDPSGFFVKYAALNGGCFVDMSVHDIDLSLWFFGEDSQVKSVSASGITAVSPELKEHGDCDNAVGIVEFWGGKIAYFYNSRMMAHGQEDTTELIGTGGKLTVNGNPQANFVNYYGPQGITREVPAHYYGRFEYAFVQEANEFTAAALDNTRLPLKLTNAVKAVQIGSYLQEALETGKKLYFDEIGRRLDKQAKL, translated from the exons ATGGTGCAAAAGCTCAGaatcgccgccgccggcctcggccgcaTGGGCAAGCGTCACGCCATCAACTTCTTGCACCGCACGCCTCGGGCACAGCTCGTGGCCGCCTTCACGCCCGACCAGAACGAGCTGGCGTGGGCAAGACAGGAGCTCGAGCCCCACGGCGTCAAGCTGTACACCGACTACGATGAGATGCTCACGCACGAGGGCctccaggccgtcgtcatcgccaccgtcaccaaggtccatgccgaggaggccatcaaaGCCATCAACAACGACCTCCACGTTCTTTGCGAGAAGCCCATCTCCCTCGACCTTGCCAAG TCTATGGAggtcatcaccgccgcccaaCACAAGCCTCACCTCAAGGTCATGTGCGGGTTCTCTCGGCGCTTCGACGCGTCTTACCGCGATGCGTTCGAGAAGATCGAGAGTGGCTTGATTGGCAGACCCTCCATCATCAGGTCTCAGACATGTGACAAGCACGACCCCAGCGGATTCTTTGTCAAGTACGCCGCCCTCAACGGAGGATGCTTCGTCGATATGAGTG TCCACGACATTGACCTCTCCTTGTGGTTCTTCGGCGAGGACTCGCAGGTCAAGTCCGTCTCCGCCTCCGGCATCACCGCCGTCTCCCCCGAGCTGAAGGAGCACGGCGACTGCGAcaacgccgtcggcatcgtcgagttCTGGGGCGGCAAGATCGCCTACTTCTACAACTCGCGCATGATGGCCCACGGCCAGGAGGACACCACCGAGCtcatcggcaccggcggcaagCTCACCGTCAACGGCAACCCCCAGGCCAACTTCGTCAACTACTACGGGCCCCAGGGCATCACGAGGGAGGTGCCGGCCCACTACTACGGCCGCTTCGAGTACGCCTTCGTCCAGGAGGCCAACGAgttcaccgccgccgcgctcgacAACACCAGGCTCCCGCTGAAGCTCaccaacgccgtcaaggccgtgCAGATCGGGTCCTACCTGCAGGAGGCTTTGGAGACGGGGAAGAAGCTGTACTTTGACGAGATCGGCCGCCGTCTGGACAAGCAGGCGAAGCTGTAA
- a CDS encoding Sugar transporter: MVSGKVYSWYSALLAAMCMVLYGFDASVFNAVQASDNWLAYFDLDPDEDTQLIGLINTVYTIGAIIAGFFFGGPLADYAGRRIGMGVGCALTIAAAFMQAFAPRHNLGVFMAGRVIIGIGQGLALTAGPVYINEITPAEIRGVVMTFWQLNFSVGSFLAFWINYACGLNREKLGDWDWRMVVLFQILVPTIVCCTLWTIPESPRWYVQKGKPERARKVLLSLRNTQEEAEQELLSIREAIEYEKEAISNNYTALFRDPSVRKRLFLTILLNIGQQLTGQGTLNNYSTQIYRKVWPNKSTINLINALNGTFGILFTLNATWTADRFGRRWLFMVGAVGMGLCMMIVPIVGMATPDLPGGTKSQSVGISIVFLLFLFAFFYKPSWGATVWIYTAEVFSMNIRAQAVGMCSQSQNVANTIFQQFFPTFLKNTGLKCLFFFMAVNFLLVAYVFFFIPETKKVPLEEIDVLFGGVNHVEKGSKMVGHGPTEQEIEDVEAEPRQQQQQQQQQQASEVKAYHAEFWLSLNRKICPPIFRAWDRVFFSPNNPPQFLSVGVHGSASLPEKVSLDDTGLASTGSRASPSWKSSITGMVSEACLSMGHRTRRGKVPCHLSWTPTPRGMQETEPLTRTRTRMKREIRISLATLSFSVNQTNNNSPRRNSFPAVSIARSMSQHGIGRPFQDRDKARLFMHYVHDLSMWVDICDAKRHFGTEVPKRACRSPLLAYSIIALASRSLCCIKGADDSEPSTYYSHALQILIPMLDSSLEAQNEEVLAAIVILRQYEEMNDTDFGVHLSGSSKLLNSMFSLASKGGLGEAASWIVLRQDYWVALVQSQPLSINLDSYRGSSSFVRSEPECLANRAVFLCAEACAYAFQPTAMRDLDRWNTLNRELGSWLVSNPWHADPLWVEAPHRISANGSAFPTVWMTHPAHVVGYQHYSLARMVLHIFNPYLSKPSLDTFKRRKDSEEAVLDNFRLLLGLAISNPTVVNSAFTAAHALRACGLYLTDPKERKESLEFLDKIHERTGWRTKDLQEQLESLIIFYYFSRHHTVVIMKPAIDPDAVLDKWPFVVSYFGFFWSDFWSATYTLGPLLKHDRHSDVFGLEHYPPDIPDPNPTGVALEARRFVLDSTYGIPVKARKYRLKCIKRLRARQLWTSIKKNDRVAFVIYRTDTKLPRLIDGLMPDNQFQYSILSRVFHTHNEFEELLDKGFLALETQAIDFQHDNINLHVDGDDDDEEEDDLTAAAVSVTPDIPNTVSSDFFYGGLETPSVKDTDSFSLATSDPEELGTDSNVDVDEEKSDGGYDEDAVDQSTDISDTAQVCDGHGGKKQTTVVMDTQPDTVGQIGRRQRLWKEIELPDGILGRP; this comes from the exons ATGGTGTCTGGAAAGGTTTACAGCTG GTACTCCGCCCTGCTGGCGGCCATGTGCATGGTGTTGTACGGCTTTGACGCCTCCGTCTTCAACGCCGTCCAGGCTTCGGACAACTGGCTCGCCTACTTCGACCTCGATCCG GACGAAGACACCCAGCTCATCGGTCTCATCAACACGGTGTACACCATcggcgccatcatcgccggcttcttcttcggtGGCCCCCTG GCCGACTACGCCGGCCGCCGCATTGGAATGGGCGTCGGCTGCGccctcaccatcgccgccgccttcatgCAGGCCTTTGCGCCCCGCCACAACCTCGGCGTCTTCATGGCCGGCCGAGTCATCATCGGTATCGGCCAGGGTCTCGCATTGA ccgCCGGCCCCGTGTACATCAACGAAATCACCCCCGCCGAGATCCGCGGCGTGGTCATGACCTTCTGGCAGCTCAACTTCAGCGTCGGCAGCTTCCTGGCCTTCTGGATCAACTACGCCTGCGGCCTCAACcgcgagaagctcggcgacTGGGACTGGCGCATGGTCGTGCTCTTCCAGATCCTCGTCCCGACCATCGTCTGCTGCACGCTCTGGACCATCCCCGAGTCGCCCCGTTGGTACGTCCAGAAGGGCAAGCCCGAGAGGGCCCGCAAGGTGCTCCTGTCCCTGCGCAACACccaggaggaggccgagcaggagctGCTGTCCATCCGGGAGGCCATCGAGtacgagaaggaggccatcaGCAACAACTACACCGCCCTGTTCAGGGACCCCTCCGTCCGCAAGCGTCTCTTCCTCACCATCCTGCTCAACATCGGGCAGCAGCTCACGGGGCAGGGCACGCTCAACAACTACTCGACCCAGATCTACCGCAAGGTGTGGCCGAACAAGTCGACCATCAACCTCATCAACGCGCTCAACGGCACTTTCGGCATCCTGTTCACGCTCAACGCCACCTGGACCGCCGACCGCTTCGGTCGTCGATGGCTATTCATGGTCGGAGCTGTGGGCATGGGTCTCTGTATGATGATCGTCCCCATCGTCGGAATGGCTACGCCGGACCTGCCCGGCGGGACGAAGTCGCAGTCCGTCGGCATCTCgatcgtcttcctcctcttcctctttgcCTTCTTCTACAAGCCTTCATG GGGAGCCACCGTGTGGATCTACACGGCCGAGGTCTTCTCGATGAACATCCGAgcccaggccgtcggcaTGTGCTCCCAGTCGCAGAACGTcgccaacaccatcttcCAGCAGTTCTTCCCGACGTTCCTCAAGAACACAGGCCTCAAgtgcctcttcttcttcatggcCGTCAACTTCCTGCTTGTCGCCTACGTCTTTTTCTTCATccccgagaccaagaaggTGCCCCTGGAGGAGATTGACGTGCTGTTCGGAGGCGTCAACCACGTCGAGAAGGGCAGCAAGATGGTCGGTCATGGGCCTACGGAGCAAGAGATtgaagacgtcgaggccgagccccgccaacagcagcagcagcagcagcagcagcaggcttCTGAGGTCAAGG CATACCACGCTGAGTTCTGGTTAAGCTTAA ATAGGAAAATTTGTCCGCCCATCTTTCGCGCTTGGGATCGAGTATTTTTCTCTCCAAACAACCCTCCACAGTTCTTGTCTGTCGGCGTCCATGGGTCTGCATCTCTTCCGGAAAAGGTCTCTCTGGATGATACCGGGCTAGCCTCCACAGGAAGCAGagcgtcgccgagctggaaATCAAGCATCACGGGCATGGTGAGTGAGGCATGTCTGAGCATGGGTCACCGGACGAGACGTGGAAAAGTCCCCTGCCATCTCTCGTGGACGCCTACGCCTCGCGGTATGCAAGAAACAGAGcccttgacgaggacgagaacgagaatGAAGCGTGAGATTCGCATCAGCCTTGCTACTCTTTCGTTCAGTGTTAACCAAACGAACAACAACAGCCCCCGTCGAAACTCCTTTCCGGCCGTCTCGATCGCTCGGTCAATGAGCCAACATGGCATCGGGCGGCCCTTTCAAGACAGAGACAAGGCCAGACTGTTTATGCATTATGTCCATGATCTCTCCATGTGG GTAGACATCTGCGACGCAAAACGGCACTTCGGGACAGAAGTGCCCAAGCGAGCTTGCCGCTCGCCTCTCCTCGCGTATTCCATCATCGCGCTCGCGTCCCGGAGTCTCTGTTGCATCAAGGGggccgacgactcggagCCATCCACATACTACAGCCATGCCTTGCAGATACTCATTCCAATGCTGGACAGCTCCCTCGAGGCCCAGAACGAAGAGGTGCTTGCGGCGATTGTGATACTGAGACAATACGAAGAGATGAACG ATACCGACTTCGGCGTCCACCTCTCCGGCAGCTCCAAGCTCTTGAACTCCATGTTCAGCCTCGCGAGCAagggcggcctgggcgaggcCGCAAGCTGGATCGTCCTGCGGCAGGACTACTGggtcgccctcgtccagtCCCAGCCGCTGAGCATCAACCTCGACAGCTACAGGGGGTCGAGCTCCTTTGTCCGCTCGGAGCCGGAGTGCCTCGCCAACCGCGCCGTCTTCCTGTGCGCCGAGGCGTGCGCCTACGCGTTCCAGCCGACCGCCATGAGGGACCTGGACAGGTGGAACACGCTGAACCGGGAACTGGGGAGCTGGCTCGTGTCGAACCCCTGGCACGCGGATCCGCTCTGGGTCGAGGCGCCTCATCGGATCAGCGCCAACGGCTCCGCATTTCCAACGGTCTGGATGACGCACCCGGCGCATG TGGTGGGATATCAACATTATAGTCTTGCTCGCATGGTCCTCCATATCTTCAACCCGTATTTAAGCAAGCCCAGCCTCGACACATTCAAAAGAAGGAAAGATTCAGAG GAGGCAGTGCTCGACAACTTCcgcctcctgctcggcctcgccatcaGCAACCCGACAGTCGTCAACTCGGCCTTCACAGCAGCACATGCGCTCCGGGCTT GCGGCCTCTATCTCACGGATCCGAAGGAGCGGAAGGAGAGCCTGGAGTTTCTCGACAAGATCCACGAGAGGACCGGGTGGCGGACGAAAGACCTTCAGGAGCAGCTGGAGA GTCTGATCATCTTCTACTACTTCTCAAGACACCACACAGTCGTTATTATGAAGCCTGCGATAGATCCTGACGCCGTCCTGGACAAATGGCCATTTGTTGTCTCCTACTTCGGTTTCTTCTGGTCAGACTTTTGGTCGGCAACATACACGTTAGGCCCGTTGCTCAAGCATGACCGGCACTCCGACGTCTTCGGTCTTGAGCACTACCCTCCAGACATCCCGGATCCAAATCCGACCGGCGTCGCGCTCGAGGCGCGGAGATTCGTTCTCGATAGCACCTACGGCATTCCTGTAAAAGCGCGGAAGTACAGACTGAAGTGCATAAAGCGCCTGAGGGCGCGGCAGCTTTGGACCTCGATCAAAAAAAACGATAGAGTGGCATTTGTCATATACAGGACCGACACGAAACTTCCACGCCTCATAGACGGACTCATGCCGGATAACCAATTTCAATACAGCATCCTCTCACGCGTTTTCCACACGCATAACGAATTCGAGGAGCTTTTGGACAAAGGGTTTCTGGCTCTGGAGACCCAAGCGATTGATTTCCAACatgacaacatcaacttGCATGTcgatggagacgacgacgacgaggaagaggatgacTTGACAGCTGCTGCTGTCTCTGTGACCCCAGACATTCCCAACACTGTATCGTCAGACTTTTTCTATGGCGGTCTAGAAACGCCGAGTGTCAAGGATACCGACAGCTTCTCTCTTGCAACAAGTGATCCAGAAGAGCTCGGAACCGACTCCAATGTTGATGTAGATGAAGAGAAGAGTGATGGTGGCTATGATGAGGACGCTGTGGACCAGAGTACTGATATTTCAGACACTGCGCAGGTTTGCGATGGACATGGCGGGAAGAAACAGACGACCGTCGTGATGGATACCCAGCCTGACACAGTGGGCCAAATTGGACGACGACAGAGGCTTTGGAAAGAGATTGAGTTG CCAGATGGCATACTCGGTAGACCTTGA
- a CDS encoding Polygalacturonase, whose product MQLIKHLIPVTAAIGLVASYDVPPRPNIVPFPKTPTRALPISPPRDPARVCIVCPKTTGDSAPAILKAAHNCNDGGTVVFMPGATYKIASRVDLTFLKHIDFAILGTIVFSDDVQYWQTNTFAYRYQNVNLMWRFGGEDVNIYGLGQGLIEGLGQTWWNANAANSTVVRPLLLGTDGLKGGSITGLNMRNSPNWFNIIANSSDILVSDMNLVVEVTNKTSPAKNTDGWDTYRSDNIVIQNSVIDNTDDCVSFKPNSTNVLVQGLRCNGSHGISVGSLGQYQGQVDIVENLYIYNNSMSNASDGARIKIWPGVPPGTVGSEAGGGLGHVRNVTYEKYENKNNDWAIQLTQCYFAASQEACRKYPVSLESREDCTRHPILTMKKATLIIEDIVFKDFTGTTSKKNDPRVGSLICSDPSVCRNIRAQNINISPPSGKPAKWTCTNMDKSLLDIDCI is encoded by the exons ATGCAGCTCATCAAGCACCTCATCCCCGTTACCGCGGCGATAGGTCTCGTGGCGAGCTACGACGTCCCGCCTCGCCCCAACATCGTCCCGTTCCCAAAGACCCCGACGCGTGCTCTGCCCATCAGTCCTCCCCGGGACCCCGCGAGGGTGTGCATCGTCTGCCCCAAGACCACCGGAgactcggcgccggcgatcCTCAAGGCGGCCCACAACTGCAACGAtggcggcaccgtcgtcttcATGCCCGGCGCGACGTACAAGATCGCCAGCCGGGTGGACCTGACGTTCCTGAAGCACATCGACTTCGCCATCCTCGGCACCATCGTCTTCAGCGACGATGTGCAGTACTGGCAGACCAACACGTTTGCGTACCGCTACCAGAACGTCAACCTGATGTGGCGGTTCGGGGGCGAAGACGTGAACATCTACGGCCTAGGCCAGGGACTCATCGAAG GCCTCGGCCAGACGTGGTGGAACGCCAACGCGGCCAACTCCACCGTCGTCCgcccgctcctcctcggcaccgACGGCCTCAAGGGCGGCTCGATTACGGGTCTCAACATGCGCAACTCGCCCAACTGGTTCAACATCATCGCCAACTCGTCCGACATCCTCGTCTCGGATATgaacctcgtcgtcgaggtcacGAACAAGACATCACCGGCGAAGAACACGGACGGCTGGGACACATACCGCAGCGACAACATTGTCATCCAGAACTCGGTGATTGACAACACGGACG ACTGTGTATCATTCAAGCCAAACTCGACCAACGTCCTGGTCCAGGGCCTCCGCTGCAACGGCTCGCACGGCATTTCGGTCGGTAGTCTCGGGCAGTACCAGGGCCAGGTCGACATTGTCGAGAACCTCTACATCTACAACAACTCCATGTCCAACGCCTCCGACGGCGCCCGCATCAAGATCTGGCCCGGCGTGCCGCCCGGCACGGTCGGCTCGGAGGCGggaggcggcctcggccacgtcCGGAACGTGACGTATGAGAAGTACGAAAACAAGAACAACGATT GGGCTATTCAACTTACCCAGTGCTACTTCGCCGCCAGCCAAGAAGCGTGCCGCAAATACCCCGTGAGTCTCGAGAGCCGTGAGGATTGTACCCGCCACCCAATTCTGACGATGAAAAAGGCTACATTGATTATCGAGGATATCGTGTTCAAGGACTTCACCGGAacgacgtcgaagaagaaCGACCCCCGCGTCGGCTCCCTCATCTGCAGTGATCCCTCT GTCTGCAGGAACATTCGGGCCCAGAACATCAACATCTCGCCGCCCAGCGGCAAGCCGGCCAAGTGGACGTGCACCAACATGGACAAGTCGTTGTTGGACATCGACTGTATCTAG
- a CDS encoding FAD binding domain protein: MNPAHLPLGKQLPHLRKTLSTNGTLLQVLSLAQKLALPNWYLAGGAVSQTIWNSVSGLPAETGISDYDLVYFDASDTSYEAEDAAIRRGRDVFAGVAAADVEIRNQARVHLWYESRFGVPCPRHESVEAGIDSWISTSAMIGVRLEAGGEWSVYAPRGLSDFYGMVVRPNPMIGNRHAYEKKARRWLGIWKGLTVMPWPENQTPLTFEKDE, translated from the coding sequence ATGAATCCCGCCCATCTCCCCCTCGGCAAACAACTCCCGCACCTCCGCAAAACCCTCTCCACGAACGGCACGCTGCTCCAGGTGCTCTCCCTCGCGCAGAAGCTCGCCCTGCCGAACTGGTatctcgccggcggcgccgtctccCAGACGATCTGGAACTCCGTCTCGGGCCTGCCCGCCGAGACGGGCATCTCGGACTACGACCTCGTCTACTTCGACGCCTCGGACACCTCgtacgaggccgaggacgccgcgatccgccgcggccgcgacgtCTTCGCGggggtcgccgccgccgacgtcgagatcCGCAACCAGGCGCGCGTGCACCTGTGGTACGAGTCCCGCTTCGGCGTGCCGTGCCCGCGGCACGAGTCGGTCGAGGCGGGCATCGACTCGTGGATCTCGACGAGCGCCATGATCGGCGTCAGACTGGAGGCCGGCGGGGAGTGGAGCGTGTACGCGCCGAGGGGACTTTCGGACTTTTACGGGATGGTCGTGAGGCCGAACCCGATGATTGGGAACAGGCATGCgtacgagaagaaggcgaggcGGTGGCTGGGCATCTGGAAGGGGTTGACGGTGATGCCGTGGCCAGAGAACCAGACGCCGTTGACGTTTGAGAAGGATGAGTGA
- a CDS encoding Xylose isomerase-like TIM barrel, whose product MSQAPTSPFDNPLSFASCSIGLPRHTLEQKLDAIAAAGFNGIELSFPDLQSFANRHLDKGDVAEDDYASLCEAGKLVRGLCDRKKLQVMVLQPFANFEGWPRGSKEREEAFARARGWMEIMTAVGTDMLQVGSSDAPGISSSFEDLAADLAELADLLATRGFRIAYENWCWATHAPSWKDVWDIVQLADRPNLGLCLDTFQSAGGEFGDPTTASGRIEAGELVEEKLRSSYESSLRDLTKTVPSEKIYFLQISDAYKVEPPLGTEADAEGLRPRGRWSHDYRPLPYDGGYLPIVQFLEAVMGTGFRGWLSVEVFDGKFEDKYGDDLERYAAKGREAVVKMLGDMTLDKSGY is encoded by the coding sequence atgTCACAAGCACCCACATCCCCCTTTGACAATCCCCTATCCTTCGCCTCGTGCTCCATCGGCCTCCCCCGTCACACGCTCGAGCAGAAactcgacgccatcgccgccgccggcttcaacGGCATCGAGCTCTCCTTCCCGGACCTCCAGTCCTTCGCGAACCGACACCTCGACaagggcgacgtcgccgaggatgacTACGCCTCCCTCTGTGAGGCCGGGAAGCTCGTCCGCGGGCTGTGCGACCGCAAGAAGCTGCAGGTCATGGTCCTGCAACCGTTTGCCAACTTCGAAGGGTGGCCGCGGGGCAGCAAGGAGCGCGAGGAAGCCTTCGCGCGCGCGAGGGGCTGGATGGAGATCATgaccgccgtcggcaccgaCATGCTGCAGGTCGGCTCCTCGGACGCCCCCGgcatctcctcgtccttcgaggacctcgccgccgaccttgccGAGCTGGCGGACCTCCTGGCCACCCGGGGCTTCCGCATCGCGTACGAGAACTGGTGCTGGGCCACGCACGCGCCATCGTGGAAGGACGTGTGGGACATTGTCCAGCTCGCGGACCGGCCGAATCTGGGGCTGTGTCTGGACACTTTCCAGTCCGCGGGCGGCGAGTTCGGCGACCCGACAACGGCGTCCGGGCGCATCGAGGCGGGTGAGTTGGTGGAGGAAAAGCTGAGGTCGAGCTACGAGAGCTCGCTGCGGGACTTGACGAAGACGGTCCCGTCGGAGAAGATCTACTTCCTGCAGATCAGCGACGCGTACAAGGTCGAGCCGCCGTTGGGAACGGAGGCCGACGCGGAGGGGTTGCGGCCGAGAGGACGGTGGAGCCACGATTACAGGCCGCTGCCGTATGATGGCGGGTATCTGCCCATTGTGCAGTTCCTCGAAGCCGTCATGGGCACCGGGTTCCGTGGGTGGTTGTCGGTCGAGGTGTTTGACGGGAAGTTCGAGGACAAGTACGGCGACGATCTGGAGAGGTATGCGGCAAAGGGCAGGGAGGCTGTCGTGAAGATGCTGGGGGATATGACTTTGGATAAGAGTGGCTACTAG